A window of the Hordeum vulgare subsp. vulgare chromosome 5H, MorexV3_pseudomolecules_assembly, whole genome shotgun sequence genome harbors these coding sequences:
- the LOC123395292 gene encoding ABC transporter G family member 48-like: protein MAMDPAAAGPGSGGIQLGTLSGSRRSMGSVSYGSRRSGGGGGSISHSFRQPAGADDPFGRAASQQGHDDEEENLRWAALEKLPTYDRLRRAVILSHAGGADGHELQGLVDIDHLASGEAGRALLERVFQDDSERFLRRLRDRMDRVGIDLPAIEVRYQGLSVEVDAFVGTSALPTLWNSATNLLQSLFGRLASSNKKTINILQNVNGILKPSRMTLLLGPPSSGKSTLMRALTGKLDKSLKVSGDITYCGHTFDEFYPERTSAYVSQYDLHNAEMTVRETLDFSRRCLGVGARYDMLAELAARERQAAIKPDPEIDAYMKATAVQGQESNIITDLTLKVLGLDICADMPIGDDMIRGISGGQKKRVTTGEMLTGPARALFMDEISTGLDSSSTFEIVKYIRQLVHVLNETVIISLLQPPPETYNLFDDIILLSEGYIVYHGPRDNILEFFEAAGFRCPERKGVADFLQEVTSKKDQQQYWCLDQQQQYRHVSVPEFAQRFKSFHVGQRMLKELQIPFDKSKTHPAALTTNKYGQSSWESIKTVLSREQLLMKRNSFIYIFKVTQLIILGLMAMTVFLRTKMPYGNISDGGKFFGALTFSLITVLFNGFAELQLTIKMLPTFYKQRDFLFFPPWTFALVTIILRIPVSLMESAVWVVLTYYVMGFAPAPGRFFRQLLAFFGTHQMAMALFRFLGAVLKSMVVANTFGMFVILLIFVFGGFIIPRGDIRPWWIWAYWSSPMMYSQNAISVNEFLSSRWANNNTENSIQASTVGEAILKSKGLFTGDWGYWVSMGAILGFIILFNILYILALTYLSPGSSSNTVSDQENENDTNTSTPMGTNNEATNRPTQTQITLPFQPLSLSFNHVNYYVDMPAEMREQGFAESRLQLLSDISGAFRPGVLTALVGVSGAGKTTLMDVLAGRKTSGSIEGSITLSGYPKKQETFARISGYCEQTDIHSPNVTVYESILYSAWLRLSSDVDEKTRKLFVEEVMTLVELDVLRNAMVGLPGVDGLSTEQRKRLTIAVELVANPSIIFMDEPTSGLDARAAAIVMRAVRNTVNTGRTVVCTIHQPSIDIFESFDELLLMKRGGQVIYAGELGHHSYKLVEYFEAIPGVEKITEGYNPATWMLEVSSPLAEARLNVNFAEIYANSELYRKNQQLIKELSVPPPGYEDLSFPTKYSQNFYNQCIANFWKQYKSYWKNPPHNAMRFLMTLINGLVFGTVFWQKGTKIGSQQDLFNLLGATYAAVFFLGASNSITVQPVVSIERTVFYREKAAGMYSPLSYAFAQTCVEVIYNVVQGIEYTVIIYAMIGYEWEAAKFFYFLFFIVASFNYFTLFGMMLVALTPSSMLANILISFVLPLWNLFAGFLVVRPLIPIWWRWYYWANPVSWTIYGVVASQFGDDKSPLEVPGGIDTFVNQYLEDNLGIKHDFLGYVVLAHFAFIIAFFFVFGYSIKVLNFQKR, encoded by the exons ATGGCCATGGATCCTGCTGCAGCAGGCCCCGGGTCCGGGGGGATACAGCTTGGGACGCTCTCCGGCAGCCGCCGCAGCATGGGCTCTGTCTCCTACGGCTCGcgccgctccggtggtggtggtgggtccATCTCCCACTCCTTCCGCCAGCCCGCCGGCGCCGACGACCCTTTCGGCCGCGCCGCTTCGCAGCAGGggcacgacgacgaggaggagaacCTGCGGTGGGCGGCCCTGGAGAAGCTGCCCACGTACGACCGCCTGCGACGCGCAGTGATCCTCAGCCATGCCGGAGGCGCGGACGGCCACGAGCTGCAGGGCCTGGTGGACATCGACCACCTCGCAAGCGGTGAGGCAGGAAGGGCGCTGCTGGAGCGTGTGTTCCAGGACGACAGCGAGAGGTTCCTCCGGCGGCTAAGGGACCGGATGGACAGGGTTGGGATCGACCTTCCGGCGATCGAGGTAAGGTACCAGGGTTTGTCGGTGGAGGTGGACGCCTTCGTCGGCACCAGCGCCCTACCAACGCTATGGAACTCGGCAACTAACTTACTACag AGTCTTTTCGGACGCCTTGcttcctccaacaagaagaccatCAACATACTCCAAAACGTCAATGGCATCCTCAAACCATCCAG GATGACCCTTCTTCTTGGACCTCCATCTTCAGGAAAGAGCACACTTATGCGAGCCCTCACCGGCAAGCTCGACAAAAGCCTCAAG GTATCTGGCGACATCACCTACTGTGGTCATACATTCGACGAGTTCTACCCTGAGAGGACCAGCGCGTACGTCAGCCAGTACGATCTCCACAACGCAGAGATGACTGTAAGAGAGACGCTCGATTTCTCCAGGCGCTGCTTAGGCGTCGGTGCCAGATATGACATGCTCGCTGAGCTCGCTGCCAGGGAGCGCCAAGCTGCCATCAAGCCTGATCCTGAGATCGATGCTTACATGAAAGCTACCGCAGTCCAAGGCCAGGAGAGTAATATTATAACCGATCTTACTCTCAAGGTGCTTGGGCTTGACATTTGTGCCGATATGCCCATTGGTGACGACATGATCAGAGGAATTTCTGGCGGCCAAAAGAAGCGTGTAACAACTG GGGAGATGTTAACAGGACCTGCAAGGGCTTTGTTCATGGATGAAATCTCCACTGGTTTGGACAGCTCTAGCACATTTGAGATTGTGAAATACATAAGACAGTTGGTCCATGTGCTGAATGAGACCGTCATCATCTCCCTCCTACAACCACCGCCAGAGACCTACAACCTGTTTGATGACATCATTCTTCTATCAGAAGGGTACATAGTGTACCATGGGCCACGCGACAACATCTTGGAATTCTTTGAAGCTGCTGGTTTCCGGTGCCCTGAACGGAAAGGAGTTGCCGACTTCCTTCAAGAGGTCACTTCCAAGAAAGACCAGCAACAGTACTGGTGCCTTGACCAGCAGCAGCAGTATCGCCACGTGTCTGTCCCAGAGTTTGCCCAACGTTTCAAGTCATTCCATGTAGGCCAGCGGATGCTCAAGGAGCTGCAAATCCCTTTTGACAAGTCCAAAACCCATCCTGCTGCCTTGACCACCAACAAGTATGGGCAGTCCAGCTGGGAGTCAATCAAGACAGTGCTGTCGAGGGAGCAGCTATTGATGAAGCGCAACTCCTTCATCTACATCTTCAAGGTTACCCAGCTCATCATCCTTGGGCTCATGGCCATGACCGTCTTCCTCAGAACAAAGATGCCGTATGGGAACATCTCTGACGGCGGCAAATTCTTTGGTGCTCTGACTTTCAGCTTAATCACCGTCTTGTTCAATGGGTTTGCTGAGCTACAACTCACCATTAAAATGCTTCCTACCTTCTACAAACAAAGGGATTTCTTGTTCTTTCCGCCGTGGACCTTTGCACTGGTAACCATCATCTTAAGAATTCCTGTTTCGCTTATGGAGTCCGCGGTGTGGGTCGTGCTCACCTACTATGTGATGGGGTTCGCACCTGCTCCAGGAAG GTTCTTTCGTCAGCTTTTAGCTTTCTTCGGTACTCACCAAATGGCAATGGCTTTGTTCCGATTTCTTGGTGCTGTTTTGAAATCAATGGTTGTGGCCAACACTTTTGGGATGTTTGTGATCCTTCTTATTTTCGTATTTGGAGGATTTATCATACCTAGAG GTGACATCCGACCATGGTGGATTTGGGCTTACTGGTCATCTCCTATGATGTACAGTCAGAATGCAATATCAGTCAATGAATTCCTTTCCAGTAGGTGGGCCAAC AATAACACCGAGAATTCTATCCAAGCATCAACAGTAGGCGAGGCTATTCTTAAATCCAAAGGCTTGTTTACTGGAGATTGGGGATATTGGGTTTCCATGGGAGCCATCCTAGGATTCATTATTTTGTTCAACATATTGTACATTCTGGCACTTACGTACTTGAGCC CTGGCAGCAGCTCAAACACAGTTTCAGACCAAGAGAATGAGAATGATACAAACACTTCAACGCCTATGG GTACTAATAATGAAGCCACAAATCGGCCAACTCAAACACAAATCACCTTGCCTTTCCAGCCCCTTTCACTTTCTTTCAACCATGTAAACTATTACGTGGACATGCCTGCA GAAATGAGAGAGCAAGGATTCGCCGAAAGCCGTCTTCAGTTGCTCTCTGATATCAGTGGTGCTTTTAGGCCAGGTGTTCTGACTGCACTAGTTGGTGTGAGTGGAGCTGGGAAAACCACTCTAATGGATGTCCTGGCAGGAAGGAAAACTAGTGGATCGATTGAAGGAAGTATCACCCTCTCCGGCTACCCTAAAAAACAAGAAACTTTTGCCCGCATCAGTGGCTATTGTGAACAGACTGATATCCATTCACCAAATGTCACTGTATATGAATCCATTCTCTACTCTGCCTGGCTTCGCCTTTCCTCAGATGTTGACGAAAAAACAAGAAAG TTGTTTGTGGAGGAAGTCATGACTCTTGTAGAGCTTGATGTGTTGCGTAATGCTATGGTTGGTCTCCCTGGAGTGGACGGATTATCGACTGAACAGAGAAAGAGACTGACAATTGCCGTGGAGCTGGTAGCAAATCCTTCAATCATATTCATGGATGAGCCAACTTCTGGTCTTGATGCTAGAGCCGCAGCGATTGTAATGCGGGCGGTGAGAAATACAGTCAACACTGGGCGAACTGTGGTTTGCACTATCCATCAGCCCAGCATCGATATATTCGAGTCTTTTGATGAG CTTCTGCTTATGAAAAGAGGAGGACAGGTTATTTATGCTGGTGAACTTGGTCACCACTCTTATAAACTAGTTGAATATTTTGAG GCAATTCCAGGTGTTGAAAAGATCACAGAAGGATATAATCCCGCAACATGGATGCTGGAAGTTAGCTCCCCTTTAGCCGAGGCTCGCCTGAACGTCAACTTTGCTGAAATTTATGCTAATTCTGAACTTTATAG GAAAAACCAACAACTTATTAAGGAATTAAGCGTTCCCCCGCCAGGCTATGAGGATCTCTCGTTTCCTACCAAGTACTCTCAGAACTTCTACAACCAATGCATTGCAAACTTCTGGAAGCAATACAAATCTTATTGGAAGAATCCGCCCCACAATGCCATGCGCTTTCTGATGACGCTCATCAATGGCCTTGTATTTGGCACGGTGTTTTGGCAAAAAGGGACGAAAAT AGGCTCGCAACAAGATCTGTTCAATCTACTTGGAGCCACTTATGCTGCTGTCTTCTTCCTTGGGGCCTCCAACTCCATCACAGTTCAGCCTGTTGTGTCAATCGAGCGAACAGTTTTCTACCGTGAAAAGGCGGCAGGGATGTACTCTCCATTGTCCTATGCATTCGCCCAG ACATGTGTGGAGGTGATCTACAACGTCGTGCAGGGGATCGAATACACGGTGATCATCTATGCGATGATTGGATATGAGTGGGAAGCTGCAAAGTTCTTCTACTTCCTGTTCTTCATAGTTGCAAGCTTCAACTACTTCACATTGTTTGGCATGATGCTGGTGGCGTTGACCCCGTCCTCGATGCTCGCAAACATACTGATATCTTTTGTACTTCCTCTTTGGAACCTGTTTGCCGGGTTCCTCGTCGTCAGACCG tTAATACCGATCTGGTGGAGGTGGTACTACTGGGCCAACCCTGTGTCGTGGACAATCTACGGTGTGGTGGCGTCGCAGTTTGGCGACGACAAGAGTCCTCTGGAGGTCCCCGGTGGGATCGACACGTTTGTGAATCAGTACTTGGAGGACAACCTGGGCATCAAGCATGATTTCCTTGGGTATGTGGTGTTGGCGCACTTTGCCTTCATCATcgccttcttcttcgtgttcgGCTACTCCATCAAGGTGTTGAACTTCCAGAAACGTTAG
- the LOC123395293 gene encoding rab GTPase-activating protein 22-like isoform X1 has product MLRRHRGKGKGKESASASAGSDSTNLFYELRPDCAHNVPDTKFKIKIGKTLSVRKWHAAFTHHGSLNISSVLTRIQSGGVHPAIRGEVWEFLLACFHPDSTFDDRDHIRQARRIQYATWKQQCKHMDPHVGSGKIITAPIITDHGLPINDPLVLLEATTTHHHQPSTSSNGRELDKDTIQWKLTLHQIGLDVLRTDRSMLFYDKKENLSKLWDILAVYAWIDKEVGYCQGMSDLCSPMIVLLSDEADAFWCFERLMRRLRGNFRCTQQSVGVENQLQHLASIIQVLDRKLHDHLETLGGGDYLFAFRMFMVLFRRELSFGDSLYLWEMMWALEYDPDMFSTYEESGPATDTSTQGYKPRVVKSTRQFGKYERANMKSATNCVDGPVPISVFLVASVLKENSQKLLQEARGLDDIIRILNNVNGNLDAKKACAGALKLHAKYLRKMQGKKS; this is encoded by the exons atgctgcggcggCACAGagggaaggggaaggggaaggagtcggcgtcggcgtcggcagGGTCGGATTCCACCAACTTGTTCTACGAGCTACGCCCCGACTGCGCACACAACGTTCCCGACACCAAGTTCAAGATCAAG ATTGGCAAGACGCTGAGCGTACGGAAATGGCACGCCGCATTCACGCACCACGGATCCCTCAACATCTCCTCTGTTCTAACCAGGATACAGAGCGGG GGTGTGCACCCAGCAATCAGGGGAGAGGTCTGGGAGTTCCTGCTTGCCTGCTTCCATCCCGACAGCACCTTCGATGACCGCGACCACATCAGGCAAGCAAGAAGGATACAGTATGCTACATGGAAGCAACAATGCAAACACATGGATCCTCACGTTGGCAGCGGCAAAATCATCACTGCCCCCATCATAACCGACCATGGCCTGCCTATCAACGACCCTTTGGTCTTACTCGAAGCCACTACCACACACCACCACCAGCCCAGCACCAGCAGCAATGGAAGAGAGCTGGATAAAGACACCATCCAGTGGAAGCTTACGCTACACCAAATCG GTCTTGATGTTCTACGCACTGACCGCTCCATGCTCTTCTATGACAAGAAAGAGAATCTCTCCAAGTTATGGGATATTCTAGCTGTATACGCGTGGATCGACAAAGAAGTTGGTTACTGCCAAG GAATGAGTGATTTATGCTCACCGATGATAGTGCTTCTCAGTGACGAAGCAGACGCGTTTTGGTGCTTTGAGAGGCTCATGCGTAGACTG CGAGGGAATTTCAGATGCACACAGCAATCTGTTGGGGTTGAGAACCAGCTTCAGCACCTTGCCTCTATCATTCAGGTGTTGGACCGAAAGCTACATGACCACCTAG AAACACTTGGCGGGGGCGACTATCTCTTTGCATTCCGTATGTTCATGGTATTGTTTCGGCGTGAGTTGTCATTCGGGGACTCCTTGTACCTTTGGGAG ATGATGTGGGCCCTAGAATATGATCCTGACATGTTCTCGACGTATGAAGAGAGCGGGCCTGCAACCGACACAAGTACTCAAGGATATAAACCAAGAGTAGTAAAATCAACCCGTCAGTTTGGCAAGTACGAGAGGGCGAATATGAAGAGCGCTACTAACTGTGTTGATGGCCCTGTCCCTATTTCTGTTTTCCTGGTTGCTAGTGTGTTGAAAGAGAACAGTCAGAAGCTGCTGCAAGAAGCCCGAGGGTTAGATGACATTATCagg aTATTGAACAATGTTAATGGGAACTTGGACGCAAAGAAGGCTTGCGCTGGTGCACTGAAACTTCACGCCAAGTACCTTAGAAAG ATGCAGGGAAAGAAATCCTAA
- the LOC123395293 gene encoding rab GTPase-activating protein 22-like isoform X2 encodes MARRIHAPRIPQHLLCSNQDTERAIRGEVWEFLLACFHPDSTFDDRDHIRQARRIQYATWKQQCKHMDPHVGSGKIITAPIITDHGLPINDPLVLLEATTTHHHQPSTSSNGRELDKDTIQWKLTLHQIGLDVLRTDRSMLFYDKKENLSKLWDILAVYAWIDKEVGYCQGMSDLCSPMIVLLSDEADAFWCFERLMRRLRGNFRCTQQSVGVENQLQHLASIIQVLDRKLHDHLETLGGGDYLFAFRMFMVLFRRELSFGDSLYLWEMMWALEYDPDMFSTYEESGPATDTSTQGYKPRVVKSTRQFGKYERANMKSATNCVDGPVPISVFLVASVLKENSQKLLQEARGLDDIIRILNNVNGNLDAKKACAGALKLHAKYLRKMQGKKS; translated from the exons ATGGCACGCCGCATTCACGCACCACGGATCCCTCAACATCTCCTCTGTTCTAACCAGGATACAGAGCGGG CAATCAGGGGAGAGGTCTGGGAGTTCCTGCTTGCCTGCTTCCATCCCGACAGCACCTTCGATGACCGCGACCACATCAGGCAAGCAAGAAGGATACAGTATGCTACATGGAAGCAACAATGCAAACACATGGATCCTCACGTTGGCAGCGGCAAAATCATCACTGCCCCCATCATAACCGACCATGGCCTGCCTATCAACGACCCTTTGGTCTTACTCGAAGCCACTACCACACACCACCACCAGCCCAGCACCAGCAGCAATGGAAGAGAGCTGGATAAAGACACCATCCAGTGGAAGCTTACGCTACACCAAATCG GTCTTGATGTTCTACGCACTGACCGCTCCATGCTCTTCTATGACAAGAAAGAGAATCTCTCCAAGTTATGGGATATTCTAGCTGTATACGCGTGGATCGACAAAGAAGTTGGTTACTGCCAAG GAATGAGTGATTTATGCTCACCGATGATAGTGCTTCTCAGTGACGAAGCAGACGCGTTTTGGTGCTTTGAGAGGCTCATGCGTAGACTG CGAGGGAATTTCAGATGCACACAGCAATCTGTTGGGGTTGAGAACCAGCTTCAGCACCTTGCCTCTATCATTCAGGTGTTGGACCGAAAGCTACATGACCACCTAG AAACACTTGGCGGGGGCGACTATCTCTTTGCATTCCGTATGTTCATGGTATTGTTTCGGCGTGAGTTGTCATTCGGGGACTCCTTGTACCTTTGGGAG ATGATGTGGGCCCTAGAATATGATCCTGACATGTTCTCGACGTATGAAGAGAGCGGGCCTGCAACCGACACAAGTACTCAAGGATATAAACCAAGAGTAGTAAAATCAACCCGTCAGTTTGGCAAGTACGAGAGGGCGAATATGAAGAGCGCTACTAACTGTGTTGATGGCCCTGTCCCTATTTCTGTTTTCCTGGTTGCTAGTGTGTTGAAAGAGAACAGTCAGAAGCTGCTGCAAGAAGCCCGAGGGTTAGATGACATTATCagg aTATTGAACAATGTTAATGGGAACTTGGACGCAAAGAAGGCTTGCGCTGGTGCACTGAAACTTCACGCCAAGTACCTTAGAAAG ATGCAGGGAAAGAAATCCTAA